The DNA window TTGGTTGCCTTATCCCAGATCGAGAAAGAGCTGAAACCCTTCGGGATCAGAGGTTTCGCACCGCTCCTTGCACCCGCAGCATCGGAAATGGTCCTCCTTGAGGTACCACTCCGCCTTCCAGGAGCGATCGCAATTGAAATACTCATACACCGAAGCGTCAACGGCACCCCGAAACCGGGAGTACCCTTCCTCTTTCAACTTTTCCTTGAGCTTCATCGTCATTTCTTTGGTATCTGTATAGTCTGTAAGCCAGGAAAAGATGTACACCTGCTCCCGGCAATTTGCAAAAGCCATTCCATGGGCAAAATCAGCCCTGTGTGCCTGGGTCACTTTTCTTCGGAAGCAGGAGCGAAACAAAAAAGCTCACCGCTGCCACAGCAATGATGGCCGCGCCCGAAGTGATGTCCATGGCATAGGACAAGATCAGCCCGGCCACAGTAAAGACGGCGCTCAGTATCGTGGACAGGACCATCATCCACTTAAGCGACCGGGTGCGCTGCTCGGCCATGAACGGCGGGATGGTCAGCAGGGCGATGACCAGAATCAGACCGACCACGCGGATGATCATGACCACGCACAGACCGACCATGACGATGAGCAGGCAATACAGGAAGTCCACGGGCACGCCGCGCGAGCGGGCGAACTCCTCGTCGAAGCTCATGACCATGAATCCCCTGTAGAAAACGAATACCAGCGCCAGGACCACACAGGCCAGTCCGGCCATAACCCAAAGATCCGACCGTGGCACGGCCAGTATGGAACCGAAAAGGTAACTCATCAGATCCACATTGTAGCCGGGCGTGAGGTCGAGCAGAATGATGCCCAAGGCCATGCCAGCGGCCCAGATGACACCGATGACCGTATCCACCCGTTCCCTGGCACGCAGGGTGACCAGGGCCATGATCAGGGCCATGCAGACCGTGAA is part of the Pseudodesulfovibrio sp. S3 genome and encodes:
- a CDS encoding DNA-binding protein; this translates as MAFANCREQVYIFSWLTDYTDTKEMTMKLKEKLKEEGYSRFRGAVDASVYEYFNCDRSWKAEWYLKEDHFRCCGCKERCETSDPEGFQLFLDLG
- a CDS encoding metal ABC transporter permease — translated: MDLLGFDFMQNALIAGLLASLICGIIGSLVVVNRIVFISGGIAHASYGGVGLAFMLGLPVLPVTTAFTVCMALIMALVTLRARERVDTVIGVIWAAGMALGIILLDLTPGYNVDLMSYLFGSILAVPRSDLWVMAGLACVVLALVFVFYRGFMVMSFDEEFARSRGVPVDFLYCLLIVMVGLCVVMIIRVVGLILVIALLTIPPFMAEQRTRSLKWMMVLSTILSAVFTVAGLILSYAMDITSGAAIIAVAAVSFFVSLLLPKKSDPGTQG